The Dioscorea cayenensis subsp. rotundata cultivar TDr96_F1 chromosome 21, TDr96_F1_v2_PseudoChromosome.rev07_lg8_w22 25.fasta, whole genome shotgun sequence genome includes a region encoding these proteins:
- the LOC120252484 gene encoding disease resistance protein SUMM2-like, which translates to MPDPFTLCLAPCCSCFQSQVVRNDMSNVFCTEEKLDELKNAMEALVVKKKEIVRELDIHQNKGKQPTHPLQLQLWIRKVGEKNEKVTKLLDEYSKSCCVSRYSISRRAIKLLKRNKSVARRTIASRIHRAIASLNQSLNHLKIVGEKIVSNLNVTCNYLEEKTNDIIGIWGMGGVGKTTLLKKINQRLLDNANMGFDHVLFIKASQNTQFEELQKEIAKKLHLSPDSAGQQDIFNALKTKNIVLLLDNIWEPVDLVGLGIINPFRDDDDSTKYKVIFTTRSEDVCARMRASKRIKVECLEPDEAWTLFKHNVNLAVIESDEKFKKIARQAMNKCGGLPLALQVVGAAMPKTNTVQDWEGILSSLNNLGTKVVQGVQDSLLPILKLSYDTLPRNTRECFLYASLLPWSLSKDDLLECWMGLGLISNFDNLQQAYHEARQIFKKLEESCLLWYSPDDDDVVVRLHDVIYEMAVWIASDYGENMNKWIVKKYDGLAVEIPSKDAENWKSANVLFIRGRVKRLPILSHQCSDLLYLMVEPNYHFENIRKGFFRQTPNLTYLNLEATSIKELPKDIKCLVNLQYLNISGTEISSLPKELVYLKKLQYLICNHLERLGKVEDLMSRLQMLKVIDIFPSGWGRPRTVKEIEETSPKP; encoded by the exons ATGCCGGATCCGTTTACGCTATGTCTTGCACCTTGCTGTTCTTGCTTCCAGAGTCAAGTTGTACGTAATGACATGAGCAATGTGTTTTGCACCGAAGAGAAACTTGATGAATTAAAAAACGCCATGGAAGCTCTTGTGGTCAAGAAGAAGGAAATTGTGAGAGAGCTTGATATCCATCAAAATAAAGGGAAACAGCCCACCCATCCACTTCAACTTCAGCTTTGGATTAGGAAG gttggagaaaaaaatgagaaggtaACAAAATTGTTGGATGAATATAGCAAAAGTTGTTGTGTTTCAAGGTATAGCATTAGCAGAAGAGCAATCaagttattaaaaagaaataaatctgTTGCAAGAAGAACAATCGCAAGTCGCATTCATAGAGCAATCGCCTCCCTAAACCAGTCCCTGAATCATCTAAAAATAGTGGGGGAAAAAATCGTCTCCAACCTTAATGTTACTTGCAATTACCTGGAAGAAAAAACAAACGATATAATTGGCATATGGGGCATGGGGGGTGTGGGCAAGACCACACTcttgaaaaaaatcaaccaacGATTGTTAGATAATGCAAACATGGGATTTGATCATGTGCTATTTATCAAAGCTTCACAAAATACTCAGTTTGAAGAACTTCAGAAAGAGATTGCTAAAAAGTTGCATTTGTCCCCTGATTCTGCTGGTCAACAAGACATCTTCAATGCCCTGAAAACTAAGAACATTGTATTGCTCTTGGATAATATATGGGAGCCAGTAGACCTTGTTGGTCTTGGAATTATCAATCCTTTTAGGGACGATGATGATTCCACCAAATATAAAGTGATTTTCACTACTCGATCAGAAGATGTGTGTGCCCGGATGAGAGCAAGCAAAAGAATTAAAGTGGAATGCTTGGAACCAGATGAAGCATGGACCCTTTTCAAGCACAATGTTAATCTAGCAGTTATTGAGTCAGATGAAAAGTTCAAGAAAATAGCAAGGCAAGCGATGAACAAGTGTGGTGGTTTGCCACTTGCTCTGCAAGTGGTCGGTGCGGCCATGCCTAAAACAAATACTGTCCAAGACTGGGAAGGTATTTTGAGCTCGCTAAATAATTTGGGTACTAAAGTAGTTCAAGGTGTGCAGGACTCATTACTTCCGATTTTGAAACTCAGTTATGATACTCTACCTAGAAATACTCGGGAGTGTTTCTTATATGCTTCCCTTTTGCCATGGTCATTATCTAAAGATGATTTGTTAGAATGTTGGATGGGTTTAGGCCTGATCAGTAATTTTGACAATTTACAACAAGCTTATCATGAGGCAAGGCAGATCTTTAAGAAGCTAGAGGAATCATGTTTATTGTGGTATTCtcctgatgatgatgatgttgttgtgAGGTTACATGATGTAATTTATGAGATGGCAGTGTGGATAGCATCAGACTATGGGGAAAACATGAATAAATGGATAGTGAAAAAATATGATGGATTGGCAGTTGAAATACCATCAAAAGATGCAGAGAATTGGAAATCCGCGAACGTATTGTTTATAAGAGGGAGAGTGAAGCGTTTGCCAATTTTGTCTCATCAATGTTCtgatttgttgtatttaatgGTGGAACCTAATtatcattttgaaaatattcGTAAAGGATTTTTCAGACAGACGCCAAATTTGACATATTTGAATCTTGAAGCCACTTCTATCAAAGAGCTTCCAAAGGACATCaaatgtttggttaatttgCAATACCTAAATATTTCAGGCACAGAGATCTCATCACTTCCAAAGGAGTTGGTATATTTGAAGAAATTGCAATAT